In one Trichlorobacter lovleyi SZ genomic region, the following are encoded:
- a CDS encoding CHAT domain-containing protein has protein sequence MTRRVVIPVLSLLLLFNFCSSGFAGKNEAENLWEEGSKATEVKRYPEAIRLFERSLALCGYDVDCRWANLNGLGVVYDALDQNERARSYYEQALQLSRQRNNPEDLANDLLNLGALLYKGLEQHQRALPFLEESLKLYRQIRKADETALLLFHTGTVKTVLGRYPEAIRDLQESLGINRRLRNNAGISNALATLGQASNMSGNYNQAAGYYEEAIAIQRRANLEEDLCSSLNRKGLNEFDLHRIPAALAAFDEALRVAKRLGDKRQQANILNNIGVVYKGSGQYEQARSYYQQALILAQELGRKGMLATAGNNIGDLYAALGQQDRALASYQDALRINREIGARQEMATNLNNIAMVYYQTKRYDEAIRWHQQALELKRSIGNKLDIALGLSNLAAAYLFNGDPGTAEQLLNERRRLQIDKSGVNLRHPGLVEVYLQTGRYDQALALLQQQTPAALAGEQVVAEHEMQTGRALLGRGEYAGASRHLLKSYQLLEELRSSVAERGSFLTAGGGGGRFRTYRALTASVAEQALRGDPIVPELRNYGGGNAAAAFYFAEASKARTLIERVAESGRSSVASNSLPAVLREEELQLRQQLAALDAGRDQAVRGGAASYSQYQQQRQALHQRFERLIARLQREFPLYAAINYPRPVAAEQLPLAANELLLAYALGEDAGYLFVVRKGGVQRVVRIPLKRAALEEKIKNFLEPLTNRHQQDFSQPQAAELYRLLLAEGLSDARPTDRLIIVPDGILGTLPFEILALPGTASIKEAGYLGDRYAVSYYQSASLLALKRALPGGQPTRSLFALGNPDFGTTAGNQQGFRGLSVVPKQYGQPVLFPPLPETEAEVRRIAALLGTAIQPPDILLGSQATESMLRQSPLGGYRYLHFATHASLPGMIQEVNEPFILLSQRDKRSGSDGFLTLSEVLDLKLNAELVMLSACVTGVGKEVEGEGVANFARAFQSAGAGSVVVSLWEVASEPAVEYVTLFYGYLKQGKPHALALKLAREQMRKKYPNPFYWGVFVLHGEG, from the coding sequence ATGACCCGTCGCGTTGTCATACCCGTTCTTTCCCTGCTGCTGCTGTTCAACTTCTGTTCGTCCGGCTTTGCCGGTAAGAACGAGGCGGAAAACCTCTGGGAAGAGGGGAGTAAGGCCACTGAAGTCAAGCGCTATCCCGAGGCGATCAGGCTGTTTGAACGCTCCCTTGCCCTGTGCGGCTATGATGTTGACTGCCGTTGGGCCAACCTGAACGGACTGGGGGTGGTCTATGATGCCCTTGATCAGAATGAGAGGGCACGCAGCTATTACGAACAGGCACTGCAGTTGAGCAGACAACGCAACAATCCCGAGGATCTGGCCAATGATCTGCTGAACCTTGGTGCACTGTTGTACAAAGGGCTGGAGCAGCATCAACGCGCCTTGCCTTTTCTGGAAGAATCTCTGAAGCTGTATCGCCAGATTCGCAAGGCTGATGAGACAGCCCTGCTGCTGTTTCATACCGGAACGGTCAAGACCGTGCTGGGGCGTTATCCGGAGGCGATCCGCGATCTGCAGGAGTCGCTTGGCATCAACCGCCGGCTGCGGAACAATGCGGGAATTTCAAATGCCTTGGCAACCCTGGGCCAGGCCAGCAACATGTCAGGCAATTACAACCAGGCCGCGGGTTACTATGAGGAGGCCATTGCTATCCAGCGTCGCGCCAATCTGGAGGAGGATCTTTGCTCAAGCCTGAACCGCAAAGGGCTGAACGAGTTTGATCTGCACAGGATCCCCGCTGCCCTGGCTGCTTTTGATGAGGCACTGCGGGTTGCCAAACGTCTGGGAGATAAACGCCAACAGGCAAATATACTTAATAATATTGGAGTGGTGTATAAGGGGTCCGGTCAGTATGAACAGGCGCGGAGCTACTACCAGCAGGCCCTGATTCTGGCCCAAGAGTTGGGTCGCAAGGGGATGTTGGCCACGGCAGGCAATAACATCGGTGATCTGTATGCGGCGCTGGGGCAGCAGGACCGGGCCCTTGCGAGCTATCAGGATGCGTTGCGGATCAACCGGGAGATCGGCGCAAGACAGGAGATGGCCACCAATCTGAACAACATTGCCATGGTGTATTATCAAACCAAACGCTATGACGAAGCGATCCGCTGGCATCAGCAGGCCCTTGAACTGAAGCGTAGTATCGGCAATAAGCTCGATATCGCCCTGGGGTTGAGTAACCTTGCCGCTGCCTATCTCTTTAACGGTGATCCAGGTACGGCAGAACAACTGCTGAATGAACGCCGGCGGCTGCAGATTGATAAAAGCGGGGTCAACTTGCGACATCCCGGTCTGGTTGAGGTCTATCTGCAGACCGGCCGCTATGATCAGGCCCTGGCATTACTGCAGCAACAGACTCCGGCGGCTCTGGCAGGTGAGCAGGTGGTGGCTGAACATGAGATGCAGACCGGTCGCGCCTTGCTGGGGCGTGGTGAGTATGCCGGGGCAAGCCGGCATCTGCTGAAATCCTATCAGCTGCTGGAGGAACTGCGTTCTTCAGTCGCTGAACGAGGCTCATTTCTGACCGCAGGGGGCGGTGGCGGACGGTTTCGCACCTATCGCGCCCTGACCGCCAGCGTTGCTGAGCAGGCCCTGCGTGGCGATCCGATTGTGCCGGAGCTGCGGAACTATGGAGGCGGTAATGCAGCTGCCGCCTTTTATTTTGCCGAGGCAAGCAAGGCCAGGACCCTGATTGAGCGGGTGGCCGAAAGTGGGCGCAGTTCTGTGGCGTCAAACAGCCTGCCTGCTGTGTTACGTGAAGAGGAACTGCAACTGCGCCAGCAGCTGGCTGCCCTGGATGCCGGTCGTGATCAGGCCGTGCGTGGTGGGGCAGCATCCTATAGCCAGTATCAGCAGCAACGTCAGGCCCTGCATCAGCGTTTTGAACGCCTGATCGCCCGGCTGCAGCGGGAGTTCCCCCTCTACGCAGCCATCAACTATCCCCGCCCGGTTGCGGCTGAACAGTTGCCGCTGGCAGCCAATGAACTGCTGCTGGCCTATGCCCTGGGTGAGGATGCCGGTTACCTGTTTGTGGTCAGGAAAGGTGGTGTGCAGCGGGTGGTGCGGATACCGCTGAAGAGGGCTGCGCTGGAAGAAAAGATTAAGAACTTCCTGGAGCCGCTTACTAACCGCCATCAACAGGACTTCTCGCAACCGCAGGCTGCAGAACTGTACCGGCTGCTGCTGGCCGAAGGGCTGTCCGATGCACGTCCAACAGATCGGCTGATCATCGTGCCGGATGGTATCCTTGGCACTTTGCCGTTTGAGATCCTGGCGCTGCCTGGCACTGCCTCTATCAAAGAGGCCGGCTATCTGGGAGATCGCTATGCGGTCTCCTACTACCAGTCTGCCAGCCTGTTGGCCTTGAAACGTGCCTTGCCGGGTGGGCAGCCGACCCGCAGCCTGTTTGCCCTTGGCAATCCCGACTTCGGGACAACAGCAGGAAACCAGCAGGGCTTCCGTGGTCTGTCAGTTGTGCCGAAACAGTACGGGCAACCGGTTCTGTTTCCCCCGCTGCCGGAGACTGAGGCTGAGGTGCGCCGGATTGCAGCCCTGCTGGGTACGGCGATTCAACCGCCGGACATCCTGCTGGGATCACAGGCCACAGAATCAATGCTGAGACAATCCCCGCTGGGGGGGTACCGCTATCTGCATTTTGCCACCCATGCCTCGCTGCCGGGCATGATTCAGGAGGTGAACGAGCCGTTCATCCTGTTGAGTCAACGGGACAAGCGGAGTGGAAGCGATGGCTTTCTTACCTTGAGTGAGGTGCTTGATCTGAAGCTGAATGCCGAGCTGGTGATGCTGTCTGCCTGTGTGACCGGGGTGGGGAAAGAGGTGGAGGGGGAAGGGGTGGCCAACTTTGCCCGGGCCTTCCAGTCGGCCGGTGCGGGCAGCGTGGTGGTCAGTCTGTGGGAGGTGGCCTCGGAACCGGCGGTGGAGTATGTCACGCTCTTCTACGGCTATCTCAAACAGGGCAAGCCCCATGCCCTGGCCCTGAAACTGGCCCGGGAGCAGATGCGCAAGAAGTATCCCAACCCGTTTTACTGGGGGGTGTTTGTGCTGCACGGGGAGGGGTAG
- a CDS encoding caspase family protein, producing MARSFQTIWMLTAVVFCFMLGTLPGALWASDKQEVFAQTGHAGLVEFVAINPGASHLVSKEAEGYLKTWEVASGREIRTIKLQTEYGRASNIYFVDDSTFMVLYQKTAELYDLYGKKLRSITLPRFAGPVFLQNPAIGKDGQYLFNGSFGIKIYSMKDGSELVLPEINRYKDYEIYTQNNGVTDLGFGYYGVFHKGTGPDGTVSYVLYDDSLNVRRKGSLVIPTISHGAKFKLSPDGKLVAYQGGRSSSAIQLYDLATGQPVFSYTPRELIKETKVIGGFGDEQLFFRFEPDGRLLVGYVYRTDTPQAARMELVLLTPLKNGMYTERKLLFENLHVSLNYDARPYALAANGLLGVGFNDGRVRVWQTQTGELVRSFGVRPAGFRSSLCSGNRLLNWHEEWSASRKEAVLKFHLWDLETATLKQQNVTTRSRLKGTKVGGLGGGDWEVLDPHELYRKVPPEFMKDGYQELQRYRQLQGMIFLTRNTGDFYTHDTGHKLELRSRKTKQQLADLYTFEDGEWIIITPDGYYNASANGDKYLNVRVGSNIYGIENYRETFFRPDLVKLALAGGSLQGYRTLADVKQPPRASIVQTAVSSANETFKLTLKLEEQGGGVGDVRLFLNGSAVVLDSSRSLKAVQKEGGDATYRSYTLKLSPGSNTIRAIAFNADNSMQSNEAVHQVQASFSAIRKPTLHALVIGVQEFRNPKLQLKYAVADADLFAETLRTAASSLFEEVRVTPLTTREATSRDAIVGALQRYQAINPDDLFILYIASHGTVDEGEYFLITSNVGALSTQKLKSDALSQTALKELVANIPSTKKLIVIDTCNAGQLGQAMQTALLTRGMSEDTAMKVLSRAVGSTILSASTSVQEALEGYQGHGLFTWTLVQGLQGKADKGRSGYIKTTDLAAYVEDEVPNLAEKIFKRAQFPTVSISGQGFPVGKVR from the coding sequence ATGGCGCGCAGCTTTCAAACCATCTGGATGCTGACTGCGGTGGTGTTTTGCTTTATGCTGGGGACGTTGCCGGGGGCTTTATGGGCGTCCGACAAACAGGAGGTTTTTGCCCAAACCGGGCATGCCGGTCTCGTCGAATTCGTTGCCATCAATCCGGGCGCCAGTCATCTGGTCAGCAAGGAGGCAGAGGGGTACCTGAAGACCTGGGAGGTGGCCAGCGGCCGGGAGATCAGGACCATCAAGCTGCAAACGGAATATGGTCGTGCCTCGAATATCTATTTTGTCGATGACAGCACCTTCATGGTTCTATATCAAAAAACAGCCGAACTCTATGATCTGTATGGGAAAAAGCTGCGTTCGATTACCTTGCCCAGATTTGCAGGCCCCGTGTTTTTACAGAATCCGGCCATCGGTAAGGACGGTCAGTACCTGTTTAACGGTTCTTTCGGTATAAAAATCTACAGCATGAAGGATGGTTCAGAACTGGTCCTGCCAGAGATCAATCGCTATAAAGACTATGAGATCTATACCCAGAACAATGGCGTTACCGATCTGGGGTTCGGCTATTACGGCGTATTCCACAAGGGCACAGGTCCGGATGGCACTGTTAGCTATGTGTTGTATGACGATAGCCTGAATGTTCGCAGGAAAGGTTCGCTGGTCATTCCAACCATTTCTCATGGCGCTAAGTTCAAGCTTTCACCGGATGGAAAACTGGTGGCCTATCAGGGGGGGAGGTCTTCAAGCGCCATACAGCTGTACGATCTGGCAACCGGTCAGCCGGTGTTCAGCTATACGCCGCGGGAGCTGATAAAAGAGACAAAAGTGATCGGTGGTTTCGGGGATGAACAGCTCTTTTTCAGATTTGAACCTGATGGCAGGCTGCTGGTCGGCTATGTCTATAGAACCGATACCCCCCAGGCAGCCCGCATGGAACTGGTGCTGCTCACCCCGTTGAAAAACGGCATGTACACAGAGAGAAAACTGCTTTTTGAGAACCTGCATGTATCACTGAACTATGACGCGAGGCCCTATGCGCTTGCTGCCAACGGACTGCTGGGGGTTGGGTTTAATGACGGCAGGGTACGGGTCTGGCAGACGCAGACCGGTGAGCTGGTCAGGAGCTTTGGGGTCAGGCCGGCCGGTTTCAGAAGCTCGTTGTGTTCCGGCAACCGGCTACTCAACTGGCATGAGGAGTGGTCAGCCTCTCGTAAAGAGGCCGTGCTGAAGTTTCACCTGTGGGATCTGGAGACCGCCACCCTGAAGCAACAGAATGTGACCACCCGGTCACGCTTGAAGGGGACCAAGGTCGGCGGCCTGGGGGGGGGTGACTGGGAGGTGCTCGACCCGCACGAGTTGTACCGCAAGGTTCCCCCGGAGTTCATGAAGGACGGCTATCAGGAGCTGCAACGTTACCGACAGCTGCAGGGGATGATTTTTCTGACCAGGAATACGGGTGATTTTTATACGCACGATACAGGGCACAAGCTTGAGCTGCGCAGCAGGAAAACCAAACAACAGCTGGCTGATCTGTACACCTTTGAAGATGGCGAATGGATTATTATCACCCCGGATGGCTACTACAACGCCTCTGCCAACGGCGATAAGTACCTAAACGTCCGTGTCGGCAGCAACATCTATGGCATCGAGAATTACCGCGAGACCTTCTTTCGACCCGACCTGGTCAAGCTGGCCCTGGCCGGCGGTTCGTTGCAGGGGTACCGCACCCTGGCCGATGTCAAACAGCCTCCCAGGGCCAGCATCGTCCAGACAGCTGTCAGTTCTGCCAACGAGACATTCAAACTGACTCTGAAGCTTGAGGAACAGGGCGGCGGTGTTGGTGATGTGCGGCTGTTCCTGAACGGCTCAGCCGTCGTGCTGGACAGCAGCCGCTCGCTTAAGGCGGTGCAGAAGGAGGGGGGCGATGCAACCTATCGCAGTTATACCCTCAAGCTTTCCCCCGGCAGCAACACCATTCGGGCCATTGCCTTCAATGCCGACAACTCGATGCAGAGCAATGAGGCGGTTCATCAGGTGCAGGCCAGTTTTTCTGCAATTCGCAAGCCAACCCTGCATGCCCTGGTGATCGGTGTACAGGAATTCCGTAATCCGAAGTTGCAACTCAAGTACGCCGTGGCCGATGCCGATCTGTTTGCCGAGACCCTGCGCACGGCGGCCAGCAGCCTGTTTGAAGAGGTCAGGGTTACCCCGTTGACTACCCGGGAAGCCACCAGCCGGGATGCGATTGTCGGCGCCCTGCAACGCTACCAGGCCATCAATCCTGATGACCTGTTCATCCTCTACATTGCCAGCCACGGCACGGTTGACGAAGGTGAATATTTTCTGATTACCTCCAATGTTGGTGCACTCAGTACGCAAAAGCTGAAGAGTGATGCCTTGTCCCAGACTGCGCTGAAAGAGCTGGTGGCCAACATACCCTCCACCAAGAAGCTGATCGTGATCGATACCTGCAACGCCGGTCAGCTGGGGCAGGCCATGCAGACCGCCCTTCTGACCCGCGGTATGAGTGAGGATACCGCCATGAAGGTGCTGTCCCGTGCGGTGGGTTCCACCATCCTTTCTGCCTCTACCTCTGTCCAGGAGGCCTTGGAGGGCTATCAGGGCCATGGGCTGTTTACCTGGACTCTGGTGCAGGGATTGCAGGGCAAGGCTGACAAAGGGCGGAGCGGCTATATAAAAACCACCGATCTGGCCGCCTATGTGGAGGATGAGGTGCCGAATCTGGCAGAGAAGATTTTCAAACGTGCCCAGTTTCCCACGGTCTCCATCAGTGGGCAGGGGTTCCCTGTGGGGAAGGTACGGTGA
- a CDS encoding aspartate kinase: MALVVQKYGGTSVGTTDRIKNVAKRIIKTYEAGNEVVVVVSAMSGETNKLVALANDMVDIPDNREYDVVVATGEQVTIGLLSMYLKSLGYKAKSYMGWQVPIITDSTFSKARIESIDDTRMRADLKAGNIVVVAGFQGMDKDGNLTTLGRGGSDTSAVALAAALKADVCEIYTDVDGVYTTDPNVCKEARKVEKVSYDEMLELASLGAKVLQIRSVEFAKKFNVDIHVRSSLNENTGTMVTREDKDMEGILVSGVAYDKNEAKIAVLGVPDKPGIAAQILTPLSDAAISVDMIVQNVSHDGLTDFTFTVTKADLKKALLITNEAAKEIQAQEVQSDENISKISIVGLGMRSHAGVATRMFSVLAKNNINIGMISTSEIKVSVVIDEKYTELAVRVLHEEFGLQG; the protein is encoded by the coding sequence ATGGCACTGGTAGTCCAGAAATATGGAGGTACCTCGGTCGGCACCACGGACCGAATCAAGAATGTCGCCAAGCGGATCATCAAGACCTATGAGGCCGGTAATGAGGTGGTGGTGGTGGTTTCCGCCATGTCAGGCGAGACCAACAAACTGGTGGCGCTGGCCAATGACATGGTGGATATCCCTGACAACCGCGAATACGACGTGGTGGTTGCCACCGGAGAGCAGGTCACCATCGGCCTGCTGTCAATGTACCTGAAGTCACTGGGCTACAAGGCTAAATCCTATATGGGCTGGCAGGTGCCGATCATTACCGACAGCACCTTTTCCAAGGCCCGGATCGAAAGCATTGACGACACCAGGATGCGCGCCGACCTGAAAGCCGGCAATATTGTGGTGGTGGCCGGTTTCCAGGGCATGGACAAGGACGGCAATCTGACCACCCTCGGCCGCGGCGGTTCCGATACCTCGGCGGTGGCGCTTGCAGCGGCCCTCAAGGCTGATGTCTGCGAGATCTACACCGATGTTGACGGTGTCTACACCACCGACCCCAACGTCTGCAAAGAGGCCCGCAAGGTTGAGAAGGTTTCCTACGACGAGATGCTGGAGCTGGCCAGCCTTGGTGCAAAGGTGCTGCAGATCCGCTCGGTTGAGTTTGCCAAAAAATTTAATGTGGACATCCATGTCCGCTCTAGTCTGAATGAAAACACCGGTACCATGGTTACCAGGGAGGATAAGGATATGGAAGGGATTCTCGTTTCCGGGGTTGCGTACGACAAGAATGAAGCCAAGATTGCCGTACTGGGAGTACCGGACAAACCGGGCATTGCAGCACAGATTCTCACCCCGCTCTCTGATGCGGCTATTTCAGTCGACATGATCGTGCAGAACGTCAGCCATGACGGCCTGACCGACTTTACCTTCACCGTCACCAAGGCCGACCTGAAGAAGGCCCTGCTGATCACCAACGAGGCTGCCAAAGAGATTCAGGCCCAGGAGGTTCAGTCTGACGAGAACATCAGCAAGATCTCCATTGTCGGCCTGGGCATGCGCAGCCACGCCGGTGTTGCCACCCGTATGTTTTCGGTGCTGGCCAAGAACAACATCAACATCGGCATGATTTCCACCTCCGAGATCAAGGTTTCCGTGGTGATCGACGAAAAATACACCGAGCTGGCCGTACGGGTGCTGCACGAAGAGTTCGGCCTGCAGGGATAA
- a CDS encoding ATP-binding protein has product MATSHKTTSPARQTGADAEQARIARNEFLTNMSHEIRTPMNGVIGMAQLLRTTPLDAVQKEYLDCLEVSAKSLMYLINDIIDFSKIEDGQVELEEVDFSLRATINNIIKTQHADLHIKGLDLLIDIPHTVPDALRGDQLHTKQIILNLLGNAIKYTVQGTIRLAVSVIEQQEDQILLLLSINDTGVGIDEENLAKLFAPLLQTSSPANQKLGAKGLGLSISRRLVELMGGRIWAESNVGVGSSFHLALPFIVARRTAASDTEEEQDVISSQWQGPALQILLAEDNAINQKFAVTILERMGHRVTSTNNGKEAVQLWKQGTFDLILMDIQMPLQDGKAATAAIRKAEDGTDRHIPIIALTAHALQEEKLQLLSSGFDGYVPKPMEISVLTSEMYKVLRQP; this is encoded by the coding sequence ATGGCAACCAGCCACAAAACAACATCCCCGGCCAGGCAGACCGGCGCGGATGCAGAACAGGCCCGCATTGCCCGGAATGAGTTTCTCACCAACATGAGCCACGAGATCCGCACGCCGATGAACGGCGTGATCGGCATGGCACAGCTGTTGCGGACCACGCCGCTGGACGCCGTCCAGAAGGAGTACCTCGACTGCCTGGAAGTCTCAGCCAAGAGTCTGATGTACCTGATTAACGACATCATTGACTTCTCCAAGATTGAAGACGGCCAGGTTGAGCTGGAAGAGGTTGACTTCAGCCTGCGCGCCACCATCAACAACATCATCAAGACCCAGCATGCCGACCTGCATATCAAAGGACTGGACCTGCTGATCGACATCCCCCATACCGTACCCGACGCCCTCAGGGGTGATCAGCTGCATACCAAGCAGATCATTCTCAACCTGCTGGGCAATGCCATCAAATACACCGTACAAGGGACCATCAGGCTGGCGGTCAGCGTTATCGAGCAGCAGGAGGATCAGATCCTGCTGCTGCTGAGCATCAACGACACCGGCGTCGGCATTGACGAAGAAAATCTGGCCAAGCTGTTTGCACCGCTGCTCCAGACCAGCTCACCGGCAAACCAGAAACTGGGAGCAAAGGGGTTGGGACTTTCGATCAGCAGGCGGCTGGTTGAGCTGATGGGCGGCAGAATCTGGGCTGAAAGCAACGTTGGTGTCGGCAGCAGCTTCCACCTGGCACTACCCTTTATCGTGGCACGCAGAACTGCTGCATCCGATACCGAGGAGGAACAGGACGTCATCTCTTCTCAGTGGCAAGGTCCGGCCTTACAGATCCTGCTGGCTGAAGACAACGCCATTAACCAGAAATTTGCAGTCACCATCCTTGAACGGATGGGGCACCGGGTCACCAGCACCAACAACGGCAAGGAAGCAGTGCAACTCTGGAAACAAGGAACGTTTGATCTGATTCTGATGGATATCCAGATGCCGTTGCAGGACGGAAAGGCCGCAACAGCCGCCATCAGAAAAGCGGAAGACGGCACTGACCGGCATATACCGATCATTGCCCTGACCGCCCACGCCCTGCAGGAAGAAAAGCTGCAACTGCTCAGCTCAGGCTTTGACGGCTATGTTCCCAAACCGATGGAGATCAGCGTGCTGACCAGCGAGATGTACAAGGTACTCAGACAGCCTTGA
- a CDS encoding tetratricopeptide repeat protein, whose protein sequence is MGELEKIMREGAALHEAGRYDEALSLYDEAVGRWPTLALLWNNRGNTLLELGFIDQAVKSYQQALQLAPSLHDSRVALSTCLQMQGEVQQALVECAKVLKASPNHAEAHWNYALLLLLQGNYTAGFREYEWRWKKRRFTSPVREFSQPRWSGGDLSAKTILIYAEQGFGDTLQFCRYLPLLVERGAEVLFECHPPLVPLMQSLGAGITVLPFGRDLTDFDYQLPLLSLPYLLGSTLETIPAVVPYLTTPAARLPFWQSVLPGDNVSKRIGLCWSGKRYPDPGRSLPAALLAQLASCTGTLWVSLQVGEPVEKPALPMVDLTMLVQDFADTAALLERLDLVITIDTAVAHLAGVLGKPTWLLVPFAPDWRWGLSGEQCCWYPNMRLFRQSEPGEWDPVVAAVVKALHDSPAAG, encoded by the coding sequence ATGGGTGAGCTGGAAAAGATAATGCGTGAAGGCGCAGCGTTGCACGAGGCCGGGCGTTATGATGAAGCCCTGTCCCTGTACGATGAGGCGGTCGGACGCTGGCCCACCCTGGCGCTGCTCTGGAACAACCGCGGCAACACGTTGCTGGAACTCGGTTTTATCGATCAGGCGGTCAAAAGTTATCAGCAGGCGTTGCAACTTGCCCCTTCGTTGCATGACAGCCGGGTGGCCCTGTCCACCTGTCTGCAGATGCAGGGAGAGGTGCAGCAGGCCCTGGTTGAATGCGCAAAGGTGTTGAAGGCCTCTCCGAATCATGCTGAGGCCCATTGGAATTATGCCCTGCTGCTGTTGCTGCAAGGCAATTACACTGCCGGATTCAGAGAGTATGAGTGGCGTTGGAAAAAACGGCGCTTTACCTCACCGGTGCGTGAGTTTTCCCAGCCCCGCTGGTCTGGTGGTGATCTCTCCGCCAAGACCATCCTGATCTATGCCGAGCAGGGCTTTGGCGATACCCTGCAGTTCTGCCGCTATCTGCCGCTGCTGGTGGAGCGGGGGGCAGAGGTGCTGTTCGAGTGCCATCCTCCTCTGGTCCCGCTGATGCAGAGCCTTGGCGCCGGTATCACGGTACTGCCGTTCGGCCGGGATCTGACTGACTTTGATTACCAGCTGCCGTTGCTGTCCTTGCCGTACCTGCTGGGCAGTACCCTTGAGACTATTCCGGCTGTTGTGCCGTATCTGACCACGCCTGCCGCGCGGCTGCCGTTCTGGCAGAGCGTACTGCCCGGTGACAACGTCAGCAAACGGATTGGACTCTGTTGGTCCGGCAAACGCTATCCGGATCCGGGGCGCAGCCTGCCTGCCGCACTGCTTGCACAATTGGCCTCCTGTACCGGTACCCTGTGGGTGTCTCTGCAGGTGGGGGAGCCGGTTGAAAAACCTGCTCTGCCAATGGTTGACCTGACCATGCTGGTGCAGGATTTTGCCGATACCGCGGCTTTGCTGGAGCGGCTTGATCTGGTGATCACCATTGATACGGCTGTGGCCCATCTGGCAGGCGTACTGGGTAAGCCCACCTGGCTGCTGGTGCCGTTTGCGCCGGACTGGCGCTGGGGGTTGTCAGGGGAACAGTGCTGCTGGTATCCGAACATGCGGCTGTTCCGCCAGTCCGAACCCGGGGAATGGGACCCTGTTGTTGCAGCGGTTGTCAAGGCGCTGCATGACAGCCCTGCTGCCGGCTAA
- the tsaE gene encoding tRNA (adenosine(37)-N6)-threonylcarbamoyltransferase complex ATPase subunit type 1 TsaE, translating into MPCPATSLVVETGSPEQTEAVGTSLGRLLEPGDVVTLSGELGGGKTCFVRGVVASLAPAGKELVASPTFAILNEYPGQPPVLHYDCYRLRGSDDAVELGIEEQLCGDTVCLIEWPERIAAVLPDDRLEVLFEYAGDTRRCITFLSHGCRGAKLLAQLAAIADSCKKPLSEEQRSAM; encoded by the coding sequence ATGCCCTGTCCTGCAACGTCGCTGGTGGTTGAAACCGGCTCCCCCGAACAGACCGAGGCAGTGGGAACCAGTCTGGGCAGGCTGCTTGAGCCAGGTGACGTGGTGACCCTGTCCGGAGAACTGGGGGGCGGCAAGACCTGTTTCGTGCGCGGCGTGGTCGCATCGCTGGCGCCTGCCGGCAAAGAGCTGGTGGCCTCCCCCACCTTTGCCATCCTCAATGAATATCCGGGGCAGCCGCCGGTGCTGCACTACGACTGCTACCGTCTGCGCGGCAGTGACGATGCCGTGGAATTAGGGATTGAAGAACAGCTCTGCGGAGACACTGTCTGTCTGATTGAGTGGCCGGAACGGATAGCAGCCGTCCTGCCGGATGACCGGCTTGAAGTCCTGTTTGAATATGCCGGTGACACCCGGCGCTGTATCACCTTTTTGTCCCATGGTTGCCGTGGGGCCAAACTGCTGGCGCAGCTTGCTGCCATCGCTGATTCCTGTAAAAAACCCTTGTCTGAGGAACAGCGTTCTGCTATGTAA
- a CDS encoding BPTI/Kunitz domain-containing protein: MQTARLVCCLLSIMLAASGLSRSVAAAELPETCRLQPVNGRCKAMIEKFRFDQACGKCVAYFYDGCGPVVPFDSLDACRQLCEAAQPALKKRASGLYYDPVEDDPRYAEVFRKIDAEVQEALTGHPQRGSMGFVHLVWETKKRILLQKYGIDWKTPAELNPQVMFD, encoded by the coding sequence ATGCAGACTGCCCGACTTGTCTGTTGCCTGTTGTCAATCATGCTGGCCGCATCTGGCCTGTCCCGGTCGGTAGCCGCCGCCGAACTGCCGGAAACGTGCCGTTTGCAACCGGTGAATGGCCGTTGCAAGGCGATGATAGAAAAATTCAGGTTTGATCAGGCCTGCGGGAAATGCGTTGCCTATTTTTACGACGGTTGTGGCCCGGTGGTACCTTTTGACAGCCTGGACGCCTGCCGGCAACTGTGTGAAGCAGCACAACCCGCACTGAAAAAGCGCGCCTCCGGCCTGTACTATGACCCGGTTGAGGATGACCCGCGTTATGCCGAGGTCTTCAGGAAGATTGATGCTGAGGTTCAAGAGGCACTTACCGGCCATCCGCAGCGGGGCAGCATGGGGTTCGTGCATCTGGTCTGGGAGACAAAGAAACGGATCTTGCTGCAGAAATACGGAATTGACTGGAAGACACCGGCGGAACTGAACCCGCAGGTCATGTTCGATTAG